GCTCCGTGCCCGCCTCGCCCCCGGTGCCGACGGGCAAGGTGGTCTCGTACGGGGCGCTGATCCACAGCTGGTCGCTCTGCGGCTCGTCCTCGGCGGAGGCCGGGAGCACCGTTCCGGCGCCGACGATCCCGGTGACCACGGCGACGCACGCGACGCGCGTCAGGGCACGGGCGGGGGAGGACATTCTCATGGAATGGAGCCTCTTTCTCTGTGTGACGGAAGTGATGTATGAGGTGTGGCACCCACAAGACCGCCGAACCCGTCGGGAGGTTGTACGCCCAGGTCGGCCCGGCCGCGCGGGAGTTGGAGGAACGACGGGACGACGTCCCTGTTCCCGACATGCCAACTGTTCGGTAACCTGACAGGGCGTCATCTATCTCGCGCGACGACCTGCGGGGGGCGGCGAACGATGCTCGGATCCACGTACGGCACCCTCACCAACGATCCGCGTGACCGGGCCGCGCAGGCGGGCCGCGAACGCCCCGGCGACGCCGACGTGGACGTCGGCGGTCGGCCGCTGGCGGTCGCCGTCCCCGATCTGGACCGGCTGTTCCGGCCGACGGCGGTGGCCGTCCTCGGGGCCTCGGACATCGAGGGGCGCCCGGCCACCACCGTCACGCGGTGGGTCATGTGCTGGGCGGAGCGGGTGGGGGCGCGGGTGCACCCGGTGCGCTCGGGGCGGGGCACCGTCTTCGGTACGGCGTGCGCCGCGTCCGTCGCGGAGCTGCCCGGCGACGTGGAGGTGGCCGTGCTGGCGGCCGGCGATCCGCTGCGCGCGCTGGGGGAACTGGCCGGCACAGGCGTACGGTTCGCGGTCGCCGCGGACCCGGCGGGCCAGGGCGTCGCGGACCCGGAGCGGTGGGCGGCGGCAGCGGCGCGGGCGGGCATCCGGCTGCTCGGCCCGGGCGCGGGAGTGTTCGGCCCGAGCGACGCGACGCCCTCCGACACGGAGACGGACGCCACGGGGACCTCCGGCACGGAGACGGACGGCACGGCGCCCTCCACCACGGGGCCCTCCGGCACGGAGACGCACGGCACGGGGGCGGACACCGGCCCCCGGCAGGGTGCCGACGGGCCCGCCGTCGCGCTGGTCACCCGCACCCGGCACCAGGGCCGGCCCCTGGCCGCCCTGGCCGAGCTGGGCGTGCGGATCAGTCACTGGGCGGCCACCGGCGACGGCGCGGACCTGGGGGCCGCGGACCTCCTGGCGTACCTGGCCGGACGCCCGGAGGTCGGCGCCGTCGCCTGCCAGCTGGGCGAGGTCACGGACGGCCGGGCCCTCCTGCTCGCCGCCGACCACGCCGCCCGCCGGGGCGTCCCGATCGTGGCCGTACGCACCACCCGCGCCCCTGGCGCCACCCACGCCGGCGGCGGTACCGGCCTCCCCGACGACGACGGCCCCGCCACCGCCTCGGCGCGGCCCGTCCCGACCACGTCCACCGTCCCGGCGACGGCCGCCGCCCCGGCCACGGCCCCCGCCACCCCGGCCACGGGGCCCGACCGGGTGAGGGACGCGGCGCTGCGCCAGTTCGGGGTCGTCCCGGTCGACACGCCGGACCAGCTTCGCGACACCGCCACGCTGCTCGCGCGGGCCCGTCCGCCCCGCGCGGACGGTGTCGCCGTGTACGCCCTGTCCGGCGCCGAGACCGCGCACTTCGCCGGCCTGCTGTCCGCCGCGGGGCTGCCCCTCGCCGCGCTCGGCGAGGGGACGCGCGAGGCGCTCCGCGCGGCGCTGCCGGGCCACCCCGACGCCCCCGAGCCCGTCGGCGGCGAGGGCCACCCGGCCGGTGACCGGCGCGGGCGCCGCGCCCTCGACGCGCTGCTCGCCGACCCCGCCGTCGGGTTGCTGGTCTGCCCGGTCGCCGCGCCGGTCCCGCCGCTCACCGACCGGTTGGCGCGGGACCTCGTCGAGGCCGCGGAGGCGAGCGGCACGCCGGTGTGCGTCGTCTGGGGGTCGGCGGCCGGCACGGAGGCGGCGTACCGAAGGACGCTGCTCGGGTCGTCGCGCGTGACGACGTTCCGCACCGCGGGCGGCTGTGTCGCGGCGGTCGCGGCCTACTTCGCCCACCATCGCTTCGCCGCCGCCTACCGCTCGCCGTTCGACGAGGCGCCCCGCACCCCGTCCCCCGCCCTGCGCAAGGCGCGGGCGCAGCTGCGGCCGGGGCGCCGGCTGAGCGAGCACGGGGCCAAGCAGCTGCTGCGGGCGT
This portion of the Streptomyces changanensis genome encodes:
- a CDS encoding acetate--CoA ligase family protein → MLGSTYGTLTNDPRDRAAQAGRERPGDADVDVGGRPLAVAVPDLDRLFRPTAVAVLGASDIEGRPATTVTRWVMCWAERVGARVHPVRSGRGTVFGTACAASVAELPGDVEVAVLAAGDPLRALGELAGTGVRFAVAADPAGQGVADPERWAAAAARAGIRLLGPGAGVFGPSDATPSDTETDATGTSGTETDGTAPSTTGPSGTETHGTGADTGPRQGADGPAVALVTRTRHQGRPLAALAELGVRISHWAATGDGADLGAADLLAYLAGRPEVGAVACQLGEVTDGRALLLAADHAARRGVPIVAVRTTRAPGATHAGGGTGLPDDDGPATASARPVPTTSTVPATAAAPATAPATPATGPDRVRDAALRQFGVVPVDTPDQLRDTATLLARARPPRADGVAVYALSGAETAHFAGLLSAAGLPLAALGEGTREALRAALPGHPDAPEPVGGEGHPAGDRRGRRALDALLADPAVGLLVCPVAAPVPPLTDRLARDLVEAAEASGTPVCVVWGSAAGTEAAYRRTLLGSSRVTTFRTAGGCVAAVAAYFAHHRFAAAYRSPFDEAPRTPSPALRKARAQLRPGRRLSEHGAKQLLRAYGIRVPREQLVTSAAAAVRAAGQVGYPVALKASAPHLAHRTGLGLVRLGLTSASQVRDTYRELADIARYEHVDLDGVLVCQLVEGGVEMRVGLAHDPAFGPVVTVGLGGVLGEVLTDTAVRVAPFGAAEARGMLDELPGRALLDGVRGGPPLDVDALVEVVLRVQRMGLELGGEVAELVVDPLVVLERGQGAVALGAHARCRPGG